In one Pseudoclavibacter sp. Marseille-Q3772 genomic region, the following are encoded:
- a CDS encoding VWA domain-containing protein, with product MELMFWWLPLLVLVAVIGVVLWARKQESSQSASPQTIANTQRLRRLPAYQRALRRAVRMRVLAVLCLVIAGVGATLAASRWVYTEVNQPQSFNRDIVLCLDVSGSMIEYDAEVIDRYLEMLPGFNGERMSLVVWNSSAVPIFPLTDDYAFVEEQLKQARDAMLDRDVYSFAAGTLNKSGASLVGDGLTSCLLQFDAVKERKATPTATDQAENVRSQSVILATDNVVNGSPTVSFEEAVDLAAEYDIKVYGLDANTFDDAFQQEYEGLMGRHSFGYFRLTDDESVDAIVDSITSEQASVWRGSPQVTVVDTPTIWLLIALGGVAGLLFVQWRNRT from the coding sequence ATGGAACTAATGTTCTGGTGGTTGCCGCTGTTGGTGTTGGTAGCAGTAATCGGTGTGGTCCTGTGGGCCAGGAAGCAAGAATCATCACAGTCAGCGTCACCGCAAACGATTGCAAACACGCAGCGTTTGCGGCGGCTTCCTGCCTATCAGCGAGCGCTCCGGCGTGCAGTACGGATGCGCGTGCTTGCAGTGCTATGTCTTGTGATTGCGGGCGTGGGCGCGACACTGGCGGCGTCCAGGTGGGTATATACCGAAGTCAACCAGCCGCAATCGTTTAATCGTGACATCGTGCTGTGTTTGGACGTTTCTGGGTCCATGATTGAGTACGACGCGGAGGTGATCGATCGGTATCTGGAAATGCTTCCCGGATTCAACGGCGAGCGGATGTCACTGGTGGTTTGGAACTCGAGTGCAGTACCCATATTCCCACTGACGGACGACTATGCGTTCGTCGAGGAACAGCTCAAGCAGGCGCGAGATGCCATGCTCGATCGGGATGTTTACTCCTTCGCAGCCGGAACCCTCAACAAATCCGGTGCGTCCCTTGTCGGTGACGGCTTGACTTCATGTTTGTTGCAGTTCGACGCGGTCAAGGAACGAAAGGCGACTCCCACCGCAACAGATCAAGCAGAGAATGTGCGATCGCAATCAGTGATTCTTGCCACGGACAATGTCGTCAACGGCTCGCCGACGGTGTCGTTTGAAGAGGCAGTGGATCTTGCCGCCGAGTACGACATCAAGGTCTACGGTCTAGACGCGAACACATTCGACGACGCCTTTCAGCAGGAGTATGAGGGCCTGATGGGGAGACACTCATTCGGCTACTTCCGCCTCACCGATGACGAATCAGTAGACGCAATTGTCGACTCGATTACGAGCGAGCAGGCCAGTGTCTGGCGAGGTAGCCCGCAGGTCACGGTGGTCGACACACCAACAATCTGGTTGCTCATTGCGCTTGGAGGAGTAGCGGGGCTGCTATTCGTGCAATGGAGGAACCGAACATGA
- a CDS encoding vWA domain-containing protein yields the protein MTFAPVLPWIWYWVTLIGLLAIVIVGALGAPKSRRARWLVRLVGVACLCIAMSRPGVGDRAATLASDKLDVIFVVDVSPSIAALDWGNEQERLEGVREDIRALAEQHAGARVSVITFNSSAAQVQPLMRDRSALDHTLERLTPEDYWYTQGSSIYAAADTLQDVLRKSAEHYPDHARVVYYLGDGEQTSRDTYGSFSGSAELISGGAVLGYGTTEGARIPKYDDGEPTGRFIVDLYGEEGVSKADPAELEDIAGQLNVNVQLRSADEPVRAAEVTIDETEIDAEATIRVAYPLYWIFACGVCLWLLTETWWLTQGMRDLRRERAAAAILGGVEHE from the coding sequence ATGACATTCGCTCCGGTTCTGCCATGGATTTGGTACTGGGTCACGCTCATCGGGCTGCTGGCCATAGTGATAGTGGGTGCTCTGGGCGCACCCAAATCGCGTCGTGCTCGATGGCTCGTCCGTTTGGTCGGCGTGGCGTGTTTGTGTATTGCCATGTCGCGTCCCGGCGTAGGGGACCGGGCGGCAACGCTTGCCAGCGACAAGCTTGACGTCATCTTCGTCGTGGATGTGTCTCCCTCGATCGCTGCCCTGGACTGGGGGAACGAGCAGGAGCGACTCGAAGGTGTTCGCGAAGACATTCGGGCGCTCGCCGAACAGCACGCTGGGGCAAGGGTTTCAGTGATCACGTTTAACTCCTCGGCAGCACAGGTGCAGCCGCTGATGCGGGATCGTTCGGCACTCGACCACACATTGGAGCGGTTGACCCCGGAGGACTATTGGTACACGCAGGGATCATCCATCTATGCTGCAGCCGACACACTTCAGGACGTATTGCGCAAGAGTGCAGAGCACTACCCCGATCACGCGCGAGTGGTGTACTACCTAGGGGATGGCGAGCAGACGTCTCGGGACACCTATGGCTCATTTTCTGGTAGCGCCGAGCTGATCAGTGGCGGCGCAGTACTCGGCTACGGCACCACCGAGGGGGCTCGCATCCCGAAATACGACGATGGTGAACCCACCGGCCGGTTCATCGTCGATCTGTACGGTGAGGAAGGGGTATCGAAGGCTGACCCTGCGGAATTGGAAGATATCGCCGGTCAGTTGAACGTCAACGTGCAGTTGCGATCAGCCGATGAACCTGTTCGAGCAGCAGAGGTCACCATTGATGAGACCGAAATTGACGCCGAAGCAACGATCCGGGTTGCCTATCCGCTGTACTGGATCTTTGCTTGCGGGGTGTGCCTATGGCTTCTCACCGAGACTTGGTGGCTGACTCAGGGGATGCGTGACCTACGGAGAGAGCGTGCGGCCGCGGCGATACTAGGCGGGGTAGAACATGAGTAA
- a CDS encoding proline--tRNA ligase, with amino-acid sequence MIQRLSSYFLRTLRENPADAEVASHRLLVRAGYIRRQAPGVFAWLPIGLRVKRRIEDIIREEMARAGAQEMIFPALLPAELYERTGRVDDYGDGMFRLDDRKEVPMVLAPTHEEAFTMAVKDLLSSYKDLPVTIYQIQDKYRDEARPRAGVLRGREFTMKDAYSFDWNEEGLDASYQRQRDAYERIFKRLGLEYAIVAADSGAMGGSKSEEFLHPTEVGEDTFVRSADGAYAANVEAFVSFTPEPVDASAVPAPSVIETPGTTTIEALVEQTGIPAEQTLKHVVLTLVDHEGKREVIVVGLEGDRAVDMKRLEVAFQPRSVEAATAADLAAHPELIAGFIGPWRDGEQVLGADSPTHIPYYLDSRIGEGTVWVTGANTSDAHVRDLVYPRDFTVDGRVEAAEVRDGDLAANGQPVTTERGTEIGHVFQLGTKYAEALGCKVLDPNGKQVTVTMGSYGIGVTRNLALIAEQNHDDRGLIWPEEIAPFDVHVIATGKGEVPFEVAERLATQAEAQGLEVLLDDRAKESPGVKFGDAELIGIPWILISGRTAADGTVELWNRRTNERTSVAVDEAVARLCEARALALSATAK; translated from the coding sequence GTGATCCAACGACTGTCTTCCTATTTTCTTCGTACACTGCGCGAAAACCCAGCGGACGCTGAGGTAGCGAGCCATCGTCTGCTGGTTCGCGCCGGGTATATCCGCCGGCAGGCTCCGGGTGTGTTCGCCTGGCTGCCGATTGGTCTGCGCGTGAAGCGGCGGATCGAAGACATCATTCGCGAGGAGATGGCACGCGCGGGTGCGCAAGAGATGATTTTCCCAGCGTTGCTGCCGGCCGAGCTTTATGAACGAACTGGCCGCGTCGATGACTATGGCGATGGCATGTTCCGCCTAGACGACCGCAAGGAAGTGCCGATGGTGCTAGCGCCGACGCATGAGGAGGCCTTCACCATGGCGGTGAAAGACCTGCTGTCGTCATACAAGGATCTACCGGTAACGATCTACCAGATTCAAGACAAATACCGCGACGAAGCTCGTCCACGAGCCGGAGTACTGCGCGGTCGAGAGTTCACGATGAAGGATGCCTACTCGTTCGATTGGAACGAGGAGGGTTTGGATGCAAGCTACCAGCGACAGCGGGATGCATACGAACGAATCTTCAAACGTTTGGGTCTCGAGTACGCGATTGTGGCCGCTGACTCTGGTGCAATGGGCGGGTCTAAGTCGGAGGAGTTCTTGCACCCCACTGAGGTCGGCGAGGACACCTTCGTACGATCGGCGGATGGTGCGTATGCGGCCAATGTCGAAGCGTTCGTTTCGTTTACGCCCGAGCCGGTAGACGCATCCGCTGTGCCCGCGCCCTCGGTGATTGAGACTCCCGGAACCACCACGATCGAGGCGCTCGTCGAGCAGACCGGTATCCCCGCCGAACAGACGCTGAAACATGTGGTGTTGACCTTGGTCGATCACGAGGGTAAGCGCGAGGTCATTGTCGTCGGTCTCGAAGGTGATCGAGCGGTCGATATGAAACGGCTTGAAGTTGCATTCCAACCGAGGAGCGTTGAAGCAGCTACTGCCGCTGACCTTGCCGCGCATCCCGAACTTATTGCCGGGTTTATTGGCCCTTGGCGGGACGGTGAGCAGGTCCTGGGCGCCGACTCGCCGACACACATCCCGTACTACCTCGATAGCCGAATCGGTGAGGGAACCGTTTGGGTCACTGGCGCGAACACCTCGGACGCACACGTTCGAGACCTGGTCTACCCGAGAGACTTCACGGTTGATGGGCGGGTAGAAGCCGCCGAGGTGCGAGACGGTGACCTGGCTGCGAACGGTCAACCAGTAACGACTGAGCGTGGCACCGAAATCGGTCACGTTTTTCAATTGGGCACGAAGTATGCCGAAGCCTTGGGATGCAAGGTCCTCGACCCCAATGGCAAGCAGGTTACGGTCACGATGGGTTCGTATGGCATTGGCGTAACTCGAAACCTGGCGTTGATCGCTGAGCAGAACCATGATGATCGCGGCCTCATCTGGCCCGAAGAAATCGCGCCGTTCGATGTGCACGTCATCGCTACCGGTAAGGGTGAGGTCCCGTTCGAGGTTGCTGAACGATTGGCAACCCAGGCCGAGGCTCAGGGACTTGAGGTGCTACTCGATGACCGGGCCAAGGAGTCGCCGGGCGTTAAGTTTGGTGACGCTGAACTAATCGGTATTCCGTGGATCCTGATCTCCGGAAGAACGGC